A genomic stretch from Hydrogenimonas urashimensis includes:
- the murA gene encoding UDP-N-acetylglucosamine 1-carboxyvinyltransferase, translated as MDYLSITGPSRLGGEISIAGAKNAALPLMAATLLCDAPVVINNIPDVADIRTLLKLFDKLGSKFLFEDHTLTIDNEAVNNTTATYDIVKTMRASILVLGPLLARFGRCEVSLPGGCAIGQRPIDLHLKALEQMGAIIEIKNGYVVATAPEGLQGTRIIFDKITVTGSENIIMAAALAKGKSELINVAKEPEVVQLCEVLHAAGVEIEGIGGDELIIHGTDREPVCFEEFSIIPDRIEAGTYLCAAAITYSSVTLNHVRPDHLDAVTAKLHEAGCRVESDENTMTLYPAARLKAFEISTTEYPGFPTDMQAQFMALATQAEGVSIIEERLFENRFMHVSELQRLGASIHLKGHTATLNGPIQLLGADVMATDLRASSALVLGGLAASGVTNVHRIYHLDRGYEALHEKLKCLGAKIERLKE; from the coding sequence ATGGATTACCTATCGATTACCGGCCCGTCACGACTTGGCGGTGAAATTTCGATTGCAGGGGCGAAAAATGCCGCTCTGCCGCTCATGGCCGCCACGCTCCTGTGCGACGCTCCCGTTGTCATCAACAACATCCCCGACGTTGCGGATATACGGACGCTGCTGAAACTCTTCGACAAACTCGGCAGCAAATTTCTCTTCGAGGACCATACACTGACGATCGACAACGAAGCGGTCAACAACACGACGGCCACCTACGATATCGTTAAGACAATGCGCGCTTCCATTCTGGTGCTCGGTCCTCTGCTTGCCCGGTTCGGACGGTGCGAAGTGAGTCTTCCGGGCGGATGCGCCATCGGTCAGCGCCCCATCGATCTGCACCTCAAGGCCCTCGAGCAGATGGGGGCGATCATAGAAATCAAAAACGGGTACGTGGTCGCCACGGCGCCGGAAGGATTGCAAGGAACCCGTATCATTTTCGACAAAATCACCGTCACAGGCAGCGAAAACATCATCATGGCGGCCGCTCTCGCCAAAGGAAAGAGCGAACTGATCAATGTGGCCAAAGAGCCGGAAGTGGTGCAGCTATGCGAAGTGCTTCATGCCGCTGGGGTTGAAATCGAGGGAATCGGCGGAGATGAACTGATTATTCACGGGACCGACAGAGAGCCGGTCTGTTTCGAGGAGTTTTCAATCATTCCGGACCGTATCGAGGCGGGGACCTACCTCTGCGCGGCGGCCATTACCTACAGTAGCGTCACACTCAACCATGTACGTCCCGACCATCTCGACGCGGTGACGGCCAAACTTCATGAAGCGGGCTGCCGAGTGGAGAGCGATGAGAACACAATGACACTCTACCCCGCGGCGCGGCTCAAGGCGTTTGAAATCTCCACGACGGAGTACCCGGGGTTCCCGACCGACATGCAGGCGCAGTTCATGGCGCTTGCAACCCAGGCGGAAGGTGTGAGCATTATCGAAGAGCGCCTGTTCGAAAACCGTTTCATGCACGTCAGCGAGCTGCAGCGTCTGGGAGCGAGTATCCATCTTAAAGGTCATACCGCCACCCTCAACGGACCGATCCAGCTGCTTGGCGCCGATGTCATGGCGACCGACCTGCGCGCAAGCAGCGCCCTGGTGCTCGGCGGACTCGCTGCCAGCGGCGTGACCAATGTCCATCGTATCTACCATCTCGACCGCGGATACGAAGCTCTTCACGAAAAATTGAAATGTCTTGGAGCAAAGATAGAGAGGCTGAAAGAGTAG
- a CDS encoding LemA family protein, whose amino-acid sequence MGLWIFLGIVAAVVLYFIAIYNKFVSLRAAIDSSWSDIDVQLKRRANLIPALVKTVKSYKNYEQETLEKVIEARQRCENAKEIKEKAAAQNALTHALGGLFALAEAYPELKADTQFTKLQNELSAIEEAIQNARRYYNAVVRDYNAKLHSFPDLLVANKFNFKERDYFELEEPSERKMPDIDL is encoded by the coding sequence ATGGGACTCTGGATTTTTTTAGGCATCGTCGCCGCCGTCGTTCTCTACTTCATCGCCATCTACAACAAATTCGTATCGCTTCGCGCCGCCATCGATTCCTCGTGGTCCGATATCGACGTGCAGCTCAAACGGCGTGCCAACCTGATACCGGCACTGGTCAAAACGGTCAAATCCTACAAAAATTACGAACAGGAGACGCTAGAAAAGGTGATAGAGGCCAGGCAGCGATGTGAAAATGCCAAAGAGATAAAAGAGAAGGCGGCGGCCCAGAACGCTCTGACGCATGCGCTGGGCGGCCTCTTCGCGCTGGCGGAGGCATATCCCGAGCTTAAGGCCGACACCCAGTTTACGAAGCTTCAAAACGAACTTTCCGCCATCGAGGAGGCGATACAGAATGCCCGCCGTTACTACAATGCGGTTGTCCGTGACTACAACGCCAAACTCCACTCGTTCCCCGACCTTCTGGTGGCCAACAAATTCAATTTCAAAGAGCGGGACTATTTCGAACTGGAGGAACCTTCGGAAAGGAAAATGCCGGATATCGACCTATGA
- a CDS encoding DUF434 domain-containing protein, which produces MRKHRGLAPEDRLFFDKSRFARLKRAVEDLSWLLRRGYAQKAAVELVGNRYQLTRRERHALIHAAWGGENRRRPVSADELAGRTLCIDGFNLLITLETALGGGILIRGQDGCYRDIANVHGNYTLRMETEEAIKLAAEAIKTLKVKEALWYFDRPVSNSGRIAKLVNEIAGRYGAAMRAKTSDRVDSLLKACGDVVVTADAVILDSGVAWFDLAGWIIGHEIDKPLNLLDFSSVQ; this is translated from the coding sequence ATGCGCAAGCATAGGGGTCTCGCCCCCGAAGACAGGCTCTTTTTCGACAAAAGCCGTTTCGCCCGCCTCAAAAGGGCGGTGGAAGATCTTTCCTGGCTGCTTCGGCGCGGCTACGCGCAAAAAGCCGCGGTCGAACTGGTGGGCAACCGCTACCAGCTCACCCGGCGCGAACGCCACGCTCTCATTCACGCCGCGTGGGGGGGCGAGAACCGCCGCCGACCCGTTTCGGCGGACGAGCTTGCCGGTAGAACGCTCTGTATCGACGGTTTCAATCTGCTCATCACCCTGGAGACGGCACTGGGCGGCGGCATTCTTATACGCGGCCAGGACGGATGCTATCGCGACATCGCCAACGTTCACGGGAACTACACTCTGCGCATGGAGACGGAAGAGGCCATAAAACTGGCTGCCGAAGCGATCAAGACGCTGAAGGTGAAAGAGGCGCTCTGGTATTTCGACCGCCCCGTCTCCAACAGCGGCCGCATCGCGAAGCTTGTCAACGAAATAGCCGGACGATACGGGGCTGCGATGCGGGCAAAGACATCCGATCGGGTCGATTCTCTGCTCAAAGCGTGCGGCGATGTCGTCGTCACCGCCGATGCCGTCATTCTCGACAGCGGCGTCGCATGGTTCGACCTGGCCGGCTGGATCATCGGGCACGAAATCGATAAACCGCTCAATCTGCTCGACTTCTCATCCGTCCAATAG
- a CDS encoding class I SAM-dependent methyltransferase, with amino-acid sequence MESKIGIFEKYAEDYEKWFERHGRLYRAELEAVRSLMPPFQKGVEIGVGSGRFAAPLGIQTGVEPSSRMAEIARRRGVDVIVGVAEKLPFDDGSFDMALMVTTICFVDDPPKSLREIWRILKPGGYIVVGFVDRKSELGKFYERNREKSRFYKEATFFSAEEVLVLLREAGFSDCEIRQTLFGPDLDHMQTGVKPGYGEGAFVVIRCRKSDAQA; translated from the coding sequence ATGGAATCGAAAATCGGAATATTCGAAAAATATGCGGAAGATTACGAAAAGTGGTTCGAGAGGCACGGGAGACTCTACCGGGCGGAACTCGAAGCGGTCCGCTCACTGATGCCGCCTTTTCAAAAAGGTGTCGAAATCGGAGTGGGAAGCGGAAGATTCGCCGCGCCGCTGGGCATCCAAACAGGTGTCGAACCCTCTTCCCGTATGGCCGAAATCGCCAGGCGGAGGGGAGTCGACGTAATCGTTGGCGTCGCCGAAAAGCTCCCGTTTGATGACGGGAGTTTCGATATGGCGCTGATGGTGACGACCATCTGTTTCGTCGACGACCCGCCAAAAAGCCTGAGAGAGATTTGGCGCATACTGAAACCCGGCGGCTATATCGTCGTCGGATTCGTCGACCGGAAGTCGGAACTGGGAAAGTTCTACGAAAGGAACAGGGAAAAGAGCAGGTTCTACAAAGAAGCGACATTCTTTTCCGCCGAAGAAGTGCTGGTACTGCTGCGCGAAGCGGGATTTTCGGATTGTGAAATTAGGCAGACACTCTTCGGACCCGATCTGGACCACATGCAAACCGGTGTCAAACCAGGATACGGCGAAGGCGCTTTCGTGGTCATACGGTGCAGGAAAAGCGATGCGCAAGCATAG
- a CDS encoding heat shock protein transcriptional repressor HspR, protein MHSYDEPVYLISVVAKVLNIHPQTLRQYEREGLIEPSRTQGRMRLYSQRDIDRIKLILRLTRDLGVNLAGVDIIMQLKEKIDAMQKEIDSLREELEKAHSHATIPSHRAMVAKNNYEIIIFEEEE, encoded by the coding sequence ATGCACAGCTATGACGAACCGGTCTATCTGATCAGTGTGGTGGCGAAGGTTCTGAACATCCATCCGCAGACACTCCGGCAGTACGAGAGGGAAGGGCTCATCGAACCGTCACGTACGCAAGGACGCATGCGTCTTTATTCTCAGCGGGATATCGACCGTATCAAACTCATTCTGCGTCTGACACGGGATTTGGGAGTGAACCTGGCGGGTGTGGACATTATCATGCAGCTCAAAGAGAAGATCGATGCGATGCAAAAAGAGATCGACTCTCTTCGCGAAGAGCTCGAAAAGGCGCACAGCCATGCCACCATTCCAAGCCATCGCGCCATGGTCGCGAAAAACAATTACGAAATCATCATCTTCGAAGAGGAAGAGTAG
- a CDS encoding NUDIX domain-containing protein gives MPIRTPYLATDSVIECFNEMDEFEGIVLIERKNAPHGLALPGGFVDVGERVEDACRREMKEETGLDVKLQHLLGVYSDPERDPRFHSVSVVYVSRARGLPVGGDDAKTAHLFHFSRIPWEKLVFDHEKILRDYLEYKDRC, from the coding sequence ATGCCCATACGAACCCCCTATCTCGCAACGGACAGTGTCATCGAATGCTTCAACGAGATGGACGAATTCGAAGGAATCGTACTGATCGAGCGAAAAAACGCCCCCCATGGCCTCGCACTTCCCGGCGGTTTCGTCGATGTCGGAGAGAGAGTCGAAGATGCCTGCCGCAGGGAGATGAAAGAGGAGACCGGGCTTGATGTCAAGCTGCAGCATCTGCTCGGAGTCTACTCCGACCCCGAGCGCGATCCCCGTTTTCACAGTGTCTCGGTGGTCTACGTGAGCCGCGCCCGGGGTCTGCCTGTCGGGGGAGACGATGCGAAAACGGCCCATCTTTTCCATTTTTCCCGCATCCCCTGGGAGAAGCTCGTTTTCGACCACGAAAAGATTTTGCGCGATTATTTAGAGTACAAGGACAGATGTTAA
- a CDS encoding DnaJ C-terminal domain-containing protein, with the protein MSKSLYETLGVSENASADEIKRAYRKLARKYHPDINKDPGAEEKFKEINAAYEVLSDPEKKKQYDQFGDQMFGGQSFHDFAQGQGGNVDLEEILRNIFGGGGFGGFGGSARGGFGGFSSGGFGGFDMGGMGAPDLDIHAKITIPFNTAVQGGTHNISINGESFDIRIPAGVKTGETLRIRGKGKSYNGQRGDLLLKIEVAPSPEYERKGDNLYKTIDIPLKTAMFGGKIKVPTLEKEITLKVPKNTKNGQKFRVKGLGATNRKTKTKGDLYLIANILLPKVEELDPELAKMMEEKLPGGE; encoded by the coding sequence ATGAGCAAAAGCCTCTACGAAACATTGGGCGTCAGCGAAAATGCGAGCGCCGACGAAATCAAACGTGCCTATCGGAAATTAGCGAGAAAATACCATCCCGATATCAACAAAGATCCGGGTGCGGAAGAGAAATTCAAAGAGATCAATGCCGCCTACGAGGTCCTGAGCGACCCGGAAAAGAAAAAACAGTACGACCAGTTCGGTGACCAGATGTTCGGCGGCCAGAGTTTCCACGATTTCGCGCAGGGACAGGGCGGCAATGTCGACCTTGAAGAGATTCTGCGCAATATTTTCGGCGGAGGCGGTTTCGGAGGATTCGGAGGCTCCGCAAGAGGAGGATTCGGCGGTTTCAGCAGCGGTGGATTCGGCGGTTTCGACATGGGAGGCATGGGGGCCCCCGATCTTGATATTCATGCCAAAATCACGATTCCCTTCAACACGGCGGTACAGGGCGGTACCCACAATATTTCGATCAACGGCGAATCTTTCGACATTCGCATACCCGCCGGCGTGAAAACGGGCGAAACCCTGCGCATCCGAGGTAAAGGCAAAAGTTACAACGGACAGCGTGGCGACCTGTTATTGAAGATCGAAGTGGCGCCCAGTCCGGAGTACGAGCGCAAAGGCGACAACCTTTACAAAACCATCGACATTCCTTTGAAAACAGCGATGTTCGGCGGAAAGATCAAAGTGCCCACGCTGGAGAAGGAGATCACGCTGAAAGTGCCAAAAAACACGAAGAACGGGCAAAAGTTTCGCGTCAAAGGGCTGGGTGCGACGAATCGCAAAACCAAGACGAAAGGCGATCTCTACCTCATCGCCAACATCCTTCTGCCCAAAGTCGAAGAGCTCGATCCGGAACTTGCTAAAATGATGGAAGAAAAACTACCGGGAGGTGAATGA
- a CDS encoding DUF2207 domain-containing protein, which produces MRALLLFQLFALLLFAESIRQYDVTIDLHEDGSLDVEEIIDYDFGTAQRHGIFRDIPKNVTGRYGPRSIGLADFRVMRDNAPEPFETLNVLGDAGAMVRLKIGRGDIFLTGLHRYTIDYRVAHGILRMDDGRDAMRWNAIGTGWEVPIHNVHVMIRVPEKLAQQSVTPRTFSGPYGSIATRAKIEKSGARLYEATIDSLRPHEGLTVELAFEKEALGQSGDFNEGVWGWVQYRWPWIFLLFYTAGLFNYWYRHGKDPAIGAIAPMYQPPENIDVLQAGLLIDQFADNKDIAAAIIDLARMGYLRIKEEPTDNLLASLPLVGRAFESEQIVLIRQKKETGNLSKEYRIVLNELLFPYSDRFVLIERSDSRAKRFQRGYEKINGSLYEWSWQKGYMQENPSRARIRFIGKAFSVMLPFMALAAYQSARMIGGFEVILPLLFLSVFLVAGFMLIMFQKDLASRIVGIGFVLVPIAIGVSIVAEAGGLHLFFTMPLVILLIGLLPVLFFAKYMGVYTRKGAEAYRHLLGFKEFIKRVKEDELKRFLEKDPAYLDRALPYAMVFSVADHWLKFYALLEASTPAWFDGNRQTLLHLDRSLEKFSDTAQTRTSSGGGSGGGSFSGGGGGGGGGGSW; this is translated from the coding sequence ATGAGAGCGCTCCTTCTTTTTCAGCTCTTCGCACTGCTGCTTTTTGCGGAATCGATCCGGCAGTACGATGTGACGATCGACCTGCACGAAGACGGCTCTTTGGATGTCGAAGAGATCATCGACTACGATTTCGGTACGGCGCAAAGACACGGGATTTTCCGCGACATCCCCAAAAACGTCACGGGACGCTACGGCCCACGCTCCATCGGCCTGGCCGATTTCCGCGTCATGCGAGACAATGCGCCGGAACCCTTCGAGACCCTGAATGTATTGGGCGACGCGGGCGCCATGGTCCGGCTCAAAATAGGCCGCGGCGACATTTTTCTGACCGGTCTGCACCGCTACACCATCGATTACCGGGTCGCCCACGGCATACTCCGTATGGATGACGGAAGGGATGCGATGCGCTGGAACGCCATCGGTACGGGGTGGGAGGTGCCCATCCACAATGTCCATGTCATGATCCGCGTTCCCGAAAAACTGGCACAGCAAAGCGTGACTCCCCGCACATTCAGCGGCCCCTACGGCAGTATAGCCACACGCGCCAAAATAGAAAAAAGTGGTGCCCGACTCTATGAAGCCACCATCGACTCACTCAGGCCCCACGAGGGATTGACGGTGGAGCTCGCCTTTGAAAAAGAAGCGCTTGGACAAAGCGGCGATTTCAACGAAGGTGTATGGGGGTGGGTCCAATACCGCTGGCCATGGATCTTCCTACTTTTTTATACCGCGGGGCTTTTTAACTACTGGTACCGGCACGGAAAAGATCCCGCCATCGGCGCGATCGCGCCGATGTACCAGCCTCCGGAAAACATCGATGTGCTTCAAGCCGGACTTCTGATCGACCAGTTCGCCGACAACAAAGATATCGCGGCTGCCATCATCGATCTGGCCCGAATGGGCTATTTGCGCATCAAAGAAGAGCCCACCGACAATCTTCTGGCGAGCCTCCCCCTCGTCGGCAGGGCGTTCGAAAGTGAGCAAATCGTCCTTATCCGCCAAAAAAAAGAGACCGGAAACCTTTCGAAAGAGTACAGAATCGTGTTGAACGAACTTCTCTTTCCCTACAGTGACCGCTTCGTGCTGATCGAACGTTCCGACAGCCGGGCGAAACGGTTTCAAAGAGGGTACGAAAAGATCAACGGGTCGCTTTACGAATGGTCCTGGCAAAAAGGCTACATGCAGGAAAATCCCTCCAGGGCACGTATCCGTTTCATCGGGAAGGCTTTCAGCGTTATGCTCCCGTTCATGGCCCTCGCCGCCTACCAGAGCGCCCGGATGATCGGGGGATTTGAAGTCATTCTGCCTCTTCTTTTCTTATCGGTTTTTCTCGTCGCGGGTTTCATGCTCATCATGTTTCAGAAAGATCTTGCCTCAAGAATCGTGGGTATCGGCTTCGTTCTGGTGCCGATAGCGATCGGCGTCTCCATAGTCGCCGAGGCCGGAGGGCTGCATCTTTTCTTTACCATGCCGCTGGTCATTCTGCTTATCGGCCTGCTTCCTGTTCTCTTTTTCGCCAAATACATGGGAGTCTACACGCGCAAAGGGGCCGAAGCCTATCGGCATCTGCTCGGTTTCAAGGAGTTCATCAAACGGGTCAAGGAGGATGAGCTTAAACGTTTTCTCGAAAAAGATCCCGCCTATCTGGACAGGGCACTCCCCTATGCCATGGTATTCAGCGTCGCTGACCACTGGCTGAAATTTTATGCGCTCCTGGAGGCTTCCACACCGGCATGGTTCGATGGAAACAGGCAAACACTGCTGCATCTGGACCGATCGTTGGAAAAATTCAGCGACACGGCCCAGACCCGCACGAGCAGCGGAGGCGGCTCGGGCGGGGGAAGCTTTTCCGGCGGCGGTGGCGGCGGCGGGGGAGGGGGGTCGTGGTGA
- the hrpB gene encoding ATP-dependent helicase HrpB, protein MTTLPIHAILPDLKSTLRASPHAVLQAAPGAGKTTVVPIALMDEPWLDGKKIVMLEPRRLAARAAAQRMARTLGEKVGERVGYRMRGEVNVSEKTRIEVVTEGILTRMLQNDPALEGVGLVIFDEFHERSIHADLGLALSLQTQEMFRDELRILVMSATLQKTSIATVLNDAPILESEGRSFPISLRHLDIRTPRPHPSRIAEAAARQTLHALRSEEGSVLVFLPGAAEIFKAKRLLETAIGEEIVVAPLFGAMDSQAQRAAIEPAPEGKRKVVLATNIAETSLTIEGVRVVVDSGLERSVRYDAASGMQRYETRLISRESATQRAGRAGRTEPGVCYRLWHETHALAPTRKPEILTGDLSQLRLELAAWGASANELKWIDAPPEYALKEAENLLILLNMMSTDNQITPHGKKALTLGQPPRIAHMLLEAKKLSLGYEAALLALYWQEHPFRSENGDLGDIMRRCADVCRRDSRFQTSLKRLLRTMETAPKNEPDTDAAALLTALAFPERIAMQRGRPGLYRCASGKGAALTKKSALHHSKFLAIARMGGEGAEGRIYEAAPLDEKTLHAHFSHLIEKKEVVGWNGEKGRIEALETECFGALVLKSRPLENPDERLITKGLLEAVRAKGLQTLPWTPKSRTLLARLRFAHRHLPETFCDMSDMALLEHLQTWLGPFLSGMKSFKDLQRLDMAKILRAHAGWENMQTLDDIAPERIEVPSGSDIAVDYSDPAKAVLPVRLQEVFGWRETPRILHGKVPLTLHLLSPAHRPLQITEDLLHFWKSVYPEVRKEMRGRYPKHYWPEDPLSAVATNRTKKGMAKAKTGHR, encoded by the coding sequence ATGACAACGCTTCCGATACACGCCATTCTCCCGGACCTCAAATCGACACTTCGCGCCTCTCCTCACGCCGTTTTGCAGGCGGCTCCCGGGGCCGGGAAAACCACGGTCGTACCGATCGCGCTTATGGACGAGCCCTGGCTCGATGGCAAAAAGATCGTCATGCTCGAACCGCGGCGTTTGGCGGCTCGTGCCGCGGCGCAACGTATGGCCCGAACACTGGGCGAGAAGGTTGGCGAGCGCGTGGGGTACCGGATGCGGGGCGAGGTGAACGTCTCCGAAAAAACCCGCATCGAGGTGGTGACAGAGGGTATTTTAACCCGCATGCTCCAAAACGACCCGGCACTGGAGGGCGTGGGGCTCGTGATATTCGACGAGTTTCACGAACGCTCCATCCATGCCGACCTCGGATTGGCGCTTTCGCTTCAAACCCAGGAGATGTTCCGCGATGAACTGCGCATTCTGGTGATGTCGGCGACACTGCAGAAAACCTCCATCGCCACGGTTTTGAACGACGCGCCGATTCTCGAAAGCGAGGGGCGGAGCTTCCCGATTTCGCTGCGGCATCTTGATATCCGAACCCCCCGCCCGCACCCTTCGCGGATCGCCGAGGCGGCGGCGCGGCAAACGCTGCATGCGCTTCGCAGCGAAGAGGGGAGTGTGTTGGTCTTTCTGCCGGGCGCTGCGGAGATTTTCAAAGCGAAACGGCTTCTTGAAACGGCGATCGGCGAAGAGATCGTCGTCGCGCCGCTTTTTGGGGCGATGGATTCGCAGGCCCAGCGCGCCGCCATCGAACCCGCTCCCGAAGGAAAACGCAAAGTGGTACTGGCAACCAATATCGCCGAAACGAGCCTGACCATCGAGGGCGTGCGCGTCGTCGTAGACAGCGGGTTGGAGCGGAGTGTGCGCTACGATGCCGCTTCGGGCATGCAAAGGTACGAAACGCGCCTCATCAGCCGGGAGTCGGCCACCCAGCGCGCGGGGAGGGCGGGGCGGACGGAACCGGGGGTCTGCTACCGCCTTTGGCATGAAACCCATGCCCTTGCGCCCACCCGCAAGCCGGAGATTTTGACAGGCGACCTCTCGCAGCTTCGGCTGGAGCTCGCCGCCTGGGGCGCATCGGCCAATGAACTGAAATGGATCGACGCTCCGCCGGAGTATGCCCTGAAAGAGGCTGAAAACCTGTTGATACTTTTAAATATGATGTCCACGGACAATCAAATCACACCGCATGGCAAAAAAGCGCTCACGCTGGGGCAGCCGCCCCGTATCGCCCACATGCTGCTGGAAGCCAAAAAACTCTCTTTGGGGTACGAAGCGGCGCTTTTGGCTCTTTACTGGCAGGAACATCCTTTCAGGAGCGAAAACGGTGATCTTGGCGACATCATGCGCCGATGTGCGGATGTGTGCCGCAGAGATTCCCGGTTTCAAACGTCACTGAAGCGGCTTTTGCGAACGATGGAAACGGCGCCGAAAAACGAACCGGACACCGATGCCGCCGCGCTTCTGACGGCCCTGGCCTTTCCGGAACGCATCGCCATGCAAAGAGGCCGCCCGGGACTCTACCGCTGCGCCTCCGGCAAAGGGGCGGCCCTTACGAAAAAGAGTGCGTTGCACCATTCGAAATTTCTGGCGATCGCCCGCATGGGCGGGGAGGGCGCCGAAGGACGCATCTACGAAGCGGCGCCCCTGGATGAAAAAACGCTTCATGCGCATTTTTCCCACCTGATCGAGAAAAAGGAGGTGGTTGGCTGGAATGGCGAAAAAGGCCGCATCGAAGCTTTGGAAACTGAATGTTTCGGCGCTTTGGTTCTTAAAAGCCGGCCGCTGGAAAATCCCGACGAACGCCTCATCACCAAAGGCTTGCTGGAGGCGGTGCGCGCCAAAGGCCTACAAACGCTTCCATGGACTCCGAAGAGCAGGACGCTGCTGGCGCGGCTCCGCTTTGCGCACAGGCATCTGCCGGAGACCTTTTGCGATATGAGCGACATGGCACTTCTTGAACATCTGCAAACCTGGCTCGGGCCTTTTCTGAGCGGAATGAAATCCTTCAAAGACCTGCAAAGGCTCGACATGGCGAAAATACTACGAGCCCATGCGGGGTGGGAAAACATGCAAACGCTGGACGACATCGCACCCGAGCGCATTGAAGTGCCAAGCGGCTCCGACATCGCCGTCGACTACAGCGACCCGGCCAAAGCGGTGCTGCCGGTGCGACTGCAGGAGGTTTTCGGCTGGAGAGAAACCCCGCGTATCCTGCATGGAAAGGTGCCTCTGACACTGCACCTGCTTTCGCCCGCGCACCGACCTTTGCAGATCACCGAAGATCTTCTGCATTTCTGGAAGAGCGTCTACCCGGAAGTGCGCAAAGAGATGCGGGGGCGTTATCCCAAACACTACTGGCCCGAAGACCCGCTGAGCGCCGTCGCGACAAACAGGACGAAAAAAGGGATGGCGAAGGCGAAAACGGGTCATCGGTGA
- a CDS encoding methyltransferase family protein, whose translation MRINTSFSVVVRLLLWALLLIGGTCLGIWLDLRHFRELFFSWIWHLLSFPAGIGLMALAFKAAAAGGRELAKSGKSSPDVPRLETDRLVTTGIYAHMRHPMLFGLTLVPLALAFVVGSPAFITIVAPVEMVFIVVMVLTLEERECRRKFGDDYERYAREVPPVCFTPHCLRLLFFQKNSRK comes from the coding sequence TTGAGAATCAACACATCTTTTTCTGTCGTTGTGCGACTGCTTCTTTGGGCTCTTTTGCTCATAGGCGGCACTTGTCTGGGCATCTGGCTCGATCTTCGGCATTTTCGGGAACTTTTCTTCTCATGGATATGGCATCTGCTCTCTTTTCCGGCGGGCATTGGGCTGATGGCGCTTGCCTTCAAAGCTGCGGCGGCCGGCGGCAGGGAGCTGGCAAAAAGCGGCAAATCTTCACCCGATGTGCCGAGGCTCGAAACCGACCGGCTCGTCACTACCGGCATATACGCCCATATGCGCCACCCGATGCTCTTTGGTCTTACGCTCGTGCCGCTGGCGCTCGCCTTTGTCGTCGGTTCACCCGCTTTCATCACGATCGTGGCACCTGTGGAGATGGTGTTCATCGTCGTCATGGTTCTCACTTTGGAAGAGAGGGAGTGCCGCAGAAAGTTCGGCGATGACTACGAGAGGTATGCCCGTGAAGTTCCTCCCGTCTGTTTCACTCCTCACTGCCTACGACTCCTTTTTTTTCAAAAAAATAGCCGTAAATAG
- a CDS encoding flavin reductase family protein — MLFDYTQTDPKLNYKLMSQTIIPRPIAWIVTENEGVVNVAPFSYFTGLSSKPPTMIVSIGHKSGGMPKDTLANLHKSGKCTVCMVKPEHLEWMHLSSKEMADDQSEAEKFGIPLERKIKAFPPMVKSSPVAFFCELYQETDLKGSKTIPLVLEIKQQYIDDGCIVDNERLTVKFEALARVGRSYARIGEELSAPDIP, encoded by the coding sequence ATGCTGTTCGATTACACCCAGACCGACCCGAAACTCAACTACAAGCTCATGAGCCAGACCATCATTCCCCGTCCCATCGCATGGATTGTCACCGAAAATGAAGGCGTTGTCAATGTGGCGCCTTTTAGCTATTTCACGGGACTCTCCTCCAAGCCCCCTACGATGATCGTTTCAATCGGTCACAAAAGCGGCGGCATGCCCAAAGATACGCTGGCCAATCTGCACAAAAGCGGCAAATGCACCGTCTGTATGGTAAAACCGGAGCATCTTGAGTGGATGCATCTAAGCTCTAAGGAGATGGCGGACGATCAAAGCGAAGCGGAAAAATTCGGTATTCCGCTGGAGCGGAAGATAAAAGCCTTTCCCCCGATGGTGAAAAGCTCGCCCGTCGCCTTCTTTTGCGAGCTCTACCAGGAGACCGACCTGAAGGGAAGCAAAACGATTCCGCTGGTCCTAGAGATCAAACAGCAGTATATCGACGACGGGTGCATCGTGGACAATGAGCGTTTGACGGTGAAGTTCGAAGCCCTCGCGCGAGTGGGCCGAAGCTATGCCCGCATAGGCGAGGAGTTGAGCGCTCCGGATATTCCGTAA